The following are encoded together in the Pseudoalteromonas ulvae UL12 genome:
- a CDS encoding ExeM/NucH family extracellular endonuclease: protein MTIIKMAPLAALIAASVAPVHANIFISEYVEGSSNNKAIELFNPSESTIDLANYQLKYYFNGKTDVGYTINLTGEIPAKGTFVVAHSSAAADVLALANQTTGGSWFNGDDAITLENNNAVIDSFGQVGFDPGSYWSNNDVRSQDRSLRRASSVNTGRTDAMAEFIIDEQWESFAKDDFSGLGQHAGGNGGTDPVEPVEPVVCGTEATRIHTIQGLTDISPLDGQVVEVEAVVTADFQADNQLKGFFIQALANNFDNDPMTSEGLFVYHQADDVNVGDLVRIRAKVKEAYNATQLSNVSDLAICGTATSEAVTVNLPVNNAADLEAYEGMRVVFTQPLVVADNYGLGRYGELKLATERLYQSTQIALPGDAAKAVMADNARKIIVLDDGSTAQNSDPIAYPSPELDAYNTLRLGDQVTNIEGVMTYSFNQYRVHPTSMPTFVTNNPRPETIELPEIGDLRIASFNVLNYFNGDGQGAGFPTSRGADSAQEFTRQRDKIITAILALDADVIGLMEMENDGFGEFSAIQDLVNGLNAVAGAGAYAFVNFNAEQVGTDAIMSAMLYRTDRIAETGTAAFTTAVPFDYGNRPPMMQSFTDIRHNDVFSVVVAHLRSKGSCSKATDGDIDSGDGQGCWNATRVQAVNELSAWVATQPTAVDDADVIILGDMNAYALEDPIFAYETNGYTNLKKLINGNTLDYSYVYQGLMGSLDHALASSSMAEKVTGIADWHINADEPIILDYNTEYKSDKHQASLYANNAYRASDHDPIVIEVKTKVDSPAFEGEITNISGWFWWNSYQIDLPAGYDNLSISIGGGTGEADLYVRQGKQASFFKYDCRPYVWGNEETCEFNAPKEGKWFIRTRGFLPYSDVTLKYKATKN, encoded by the coding sequence ATGACAATTATAAAAATGGCACCTTTGGCAGCGCTCATCGCTGCCAGTGTTGCACCCGTTCACGCTAATATATTTATTTCAGAATATGTCGAAGGAAGCAGTAATAACAAAGCGATTGAATTGTTTAATCCAAGCGAATCAACAATTGATTTAGCCAATTATCAACTCAAATATTATTTCAATGGTAAAACTGACGTTGGTTACACCATCAATTTAACAGGTGAGATCCCGGCCAAAGGAACCTTCGTTGTTGCTCACTCGAGCGCGGCTGCTGATGTATTGGCACTCGCAAATCAAACAACGGGTGGGAGCTGGTTCAATGGCGATGATGCCATCACACTTGAAAATAATAACGCTGTAATTGATAGCTTTGGTCAGGTTGGCTTTGATCCTGGCTCTTACTGGAGCAACAATGATGTTCGTAGCCAAGACCGTTCGCTTCGTCGTGCAAGCTCAGTCAATACCGGCCGCACTGATGCAATGGCTGAATTTATTATTGATGAACAGTGGGAAAGCTTCGCGAAAGATGACTTCTCAGGTTTAGGGCAGCACGCCGGCGGAAATGGTGGCACCGATCCTGTCGAACCGGTTGAGCCTGTTGTTTGTGGTACAGAAGCGACCCGAATTCATACCATTCAAGGCCTCACTGACATCAGCCCTCTTGATGGGCAAGTTGTTGAGGTAGAAGCTGTTGTTACGGCTGATTTCCAAGCAGATAATCAATTAAAGGGCTTTTTTATTCAGGCGTTAGCCAATAACTTTGATAACGACCCTATGACCTCTGAAGGCCTGTTTGTGTATCACCAAGCTGACGATGTCAATGTCGGAGACTTAGTGCGTATTCGCGCTAAAGTAAAAGAAGCTTACAATGCCACACAACTCAGCAATGTCTCTGACTTAGCTATTTGTGGAACAGCCACCAGCGAAGCTGTAACCGTTAACTTACCAGTAAACAACGCAGCCGATCTAGAAGCATACGAAGGCATGCGCGTTGTATTCACTCAACCATTAGTCGTGGCTGATAACTATGGTTTAGGCCGTTATGGCGAATTAAAGCTTGCAACTGAGCGCCTTTACCAATCGACACAAATTGCCTTACCAGGTGATGCTGCAAAAGCTGTCATGGCTGATAACGCAAGAAAAATCATCGTCCTTGATGATGGTTCAACCGCACAAAATAGTGACCCGATAGCTTACCCATCACCGGAGCTTGATGCATACAATACTTTACGTTTAGGCGACCAAGTCACCAATATTGAAGGTGTGATGACTTATAGCTTTAACCAATATCGCGTTCACCCAACGAGCATGCCAACGTTTGTAACAAACAATCCTCGCCCTGAAACGATTGAATTACCAGAAATTGGTGACTTACGTATCGCCAGCTTTAACGTACTAAACTACTTTAATGGTGATGGGCAAGGCGCAGGATTCCCAACTAGCCGTGGTGCTGATTCAGCCCAAGAATTTACTCGCCAGCGTGATAAAATCATCACAGCCATTTTAGCGCTTGATGCTGATGTGATTGGCTTAATGGAAATGGAGAACGATGGCTTTGGTGAATTCAGTGCGATTCAAGACTTAGTGAATGGCCTCAATGCCGTTGCTGGAGCTGGAGCTTATGCCTTTGTTAACTTTAATGCCGAGCAAGTAGGTACTGATGCCATTATGTCAGCCATGCTGTATCGTACAGATCGCATTGCTGAAACAGGAACAGCGGCATTTACCACAGCAGTCCCATTCGATTATGGTAACCGTCCACCTATGATGCAAAGCTTTACTGATATTCGTCATAATGATGTCTTTTCGGTGGTTGTGGCACATTTACGCTCAAAAGGCAGTTGTTCAAAAGCAACCGATGGCGATATCGATTCAGGCGATGGCCAAGGTTGCTGGAATGCCACACGCGTTCAAGCTGTTAATGAATTAAGCGCATGGGTTGCAACACAGCCAACTGCTGTTGATGACGCGGATGTGATTATTCTTGGCGATATGAATGCTTACGCATTAGAAGATCCTATCTTTGCCTATGAAACTAATGGTTACACCAATCTGAAAAAACTAATCAATGGCAACACACTTGATTACTCTTATGTCTATCAAGGATTAATGGGCAGCCTAGACCATGCATTAGCGAGCAGCTCAATGGCCGAGAAAGTCACAGGGATTGCTGATTGGCATATCAATGCAGATGAACCCATTATTCTAGACTACAACACTGAATATAAGAGTGATAAGCACCAAGCAAGCTTATATGCCAATAATGCCTATCGCGCATCTGATCATGATCCAATTGTGATTGAAGTGAAAACCAAAGTAGACTCACCGGCATTTGAAGGTGAAATCACTAATATTTCTGGTTGGTTTTGGTGGAATAGCTATCAAATTGATTTACCTGCAGGGTACGACAATTTAAGCATTAGTATTGGTGGTGGCACAGGTGAAGCGGATTTATATGTTCGCCAAGGCAAACAAGCTAGTTTCTTTAAATATGATTGTCGCCCGTATGTTTGGGGCAATGAAGAAACCTGTGAATTTAATGCGCCAAAAGAAGGCAAATGGTTTATTCGCACTCGTGGCTTTTTACCTTACTCAGATGTAACGTTAAAGTATAAAGCAACTAAAAACTAA
- a CDS encoding nuclear transport factor 2 family protein produces the protein MIRLSKYGVGLMLAGFLLNPSIDVSAQSNPLTEQALHTQAIVDLQLQAYNNQDIAAFAATYHDDVEIHRFPGGLQYQGKDELIKRYGKKFAELKCLHASSLVRMIEGRFLVDHELAQSCSKTAGEVDRSIKVIAAYEVEDGLIKRVTFMR, from the coding sequence ATGATAAGATTGAGTAAGTACGGGGTCGGGTTAATGCTTGCAGGATTTCTTTTGAACCCCAGCATTGATGTAAGCGCACAAAGCAACCCACTCACTGAGCAAGCGTTACACACCCAAGCGATCGTTGATTTACAGCTGCAAGCATATAATAACCAAGACATTGCAGCCTTTGCTGCCACGTATCATGACGATGTTGAAATTCATCGTTTTCCTGGTGGGCTGCAATATCAAGGCAAGGATGAATTAATCAAACGCTACGGTAAAAAATTTGCGGAATTAAAATGTTTGCATGCTTCGTCTTTAGTGCGAATGATTGAAGGGCGTTTTTTAGTTGATCACGAATTAGCACAGTCATGTAGTAAAACTGCTGGAGAGGTTGATCGCAGTATTAAAGTGATTGCAGCCTATGAAGTGGAGGATGGCTTGATAAAGCGTGTAACATTTATGCGCTAA
- a CDS encoding RNA-binding S4 domain-containing protein has protein sequence MSDENIIIELEEEPIELCKLLKVLDLVEGGGQAKMLIADGYIGLNNETCLQKRKKIYGGDLLHFDGETFEITLAEGVTPAERPVQNLAYQAKPEPVKATTKSPQNKKKSAQQSNKQAKPKKPGNGTGRKPISFG, from the coding sequence ATGTCAGACGAAAATATCATTATTGAGCTAGAAGAAGAGCCGATAGAATTGTGTAAATTGCTTAAGGTTCTCGATTTAGTGGAAGGTGGCGGGCAAGCAAAAATGCTCATCGCCGATGGGTATATTGGTTTGAACAATGAAACCTGCTTGCAAAAACGCAAGAAAATCTATGGTGGAGATTTACTGCATTTTGATGGGGAAACATTCGAAATTACCTTAGCCGAAGGCGTCACGCCTGCTGAGCGCCCAGTGCAAAACTTAGCCTATCAAGCTAAGCCTGAACCAGTCAAAGCGACCACCAAATCGCCGCAGAATAAGAAAAAAAGTGCCCAACAATCCAACAAGCAGGCTAAACCGAAAAAGCCCGGTAATGGCACTGGCCGTAAACCTATTTCGTTTGGCTAA
- the rpsQ gene encoding 30S ribosomal protein S17 has protein sequence MSDAIRTLQGRVVSDKMDKSIVVAIERQVKHPIYGKFIKRTTKLHAHDEANVANTGDVVTIRECAPISKTKSWTLVDVIETAKG, from the coding sequence ATGAGCGATGCAATCCGTACTCTTCAAGGCCGTGTAGTAAGTGACAAGATGGACAAGTCTATCGTTGTTGCTATTGAACGTCAGGTGAAGCACCCAATTTATGGTAAATTCATCAAGCGTACAACTAAGTTACACGCACATGACGAAGCAAACGTAGCTAACACAGGTGACGTGGTAACAATCCGCGAATGTGCACCTATCTCTAAGACTAAGTCTTGGACGTTAGTTGACGTTATCGAAACAGCTAAAGGTTAA
- the rpmC gene encoding 50S ribosomal protein L29 yields the protein MKASELKDKNVEELNTELLALLREQFNLRMQSSTGQLAQTHLLRTVRRDIARVKTVINQKAGQ from the coding sequence ATGAAAGCTAGTGAACTTAAAGACAAAAATGTTGAAGAGTTAAACACTGAACTTTTAGCTTTACTTCGTGAGCAATTCAACTTGCGCATGCAGTCTAGCACTGGTCAATTAGCTCAGACTCATTTGCTAAGAACAGTACGTCGCGATATCGCGCGTGTTAAAACAGTTATTAACCAGAAGGCAGGTCAATAA
- the rplP gene encoding 50S ribosomal protein L16 — translation MLQPKRTKFRKVHKGRNRGLAQNGNKVSFGTFGLKATGRGRMTARQIEAARRAMTRHVKRQGKIWIRVFPDKPITEKPLEVRMGKGKGSVEYWVAEIQPGRVLYEMEGVSEQLAREAFDLAARKLPFKTTFVTRTVM, via the coding sequence ATGTTACAACCAAAACGTACAAAATTCCGTAAGGTGCATAAAGGCCGCAACCGTGGTCTTGCACAAAACGGTAACAAAGTAAGCTTCGGTACTTTCGGTCTGAAAGCAACTGGTCGTGGTCGTATGACTGCTCGCCAAATTGAAGCGGCTCGTCGTGCTATGACACGTCACGTTAAGCGTCAAGGTAAAATCTGGATTCGTGTATTCCCAGATAAGCCTATCACTGAAAAGCCACTAGAAGTTCGTATGGGTAAAGGTAAAGGTAGCGTTGAGTATTGGGTTGCTGAAATTCAGCCAGGCCGTGTACTTTACGAAATGGAAGGTGTTTCTGAGCAATTAGCTCGTGAAGCATTCGACCTAGCTGCTCGTAAATTACCTTTCAAAACAACTTTTGTAACTCGGACGGTGATGTAA
- the rpsC gene encoding 30S ribosomal protein S3: protein MGQKVHPTGIRLGISKPWVSTWFANTKDFPEMLFGDHKVRQYLTKELKAASVSKIVIERPAKSIRVTIHTARPGVVIGKKGEDVEKLRLAVSKMAGVPAQINISEVRKPELDAKLVADSIASQLERRVMFRRAMKRAVQNAMRIGAKGIKVEVSGRLGGAEIARSEWYREGRVPLHTLRADIDYSTSEALTTYGIIGVKVWIFKGEVIGGLPLVQEQEKPAKPRAPKKARKSAK, encoded by the coding sequence ATGGGACAAAAAGTTCATCCTACTGGTATTCGCCTAGGTATATCTAAGCCTTGGGTTTCTACCTGGTTCGCGAATACTAAAGATTTTCCTGAGATGCTTTTCGGCGATCACAAAGTACGTCAATACCTTACTAAGGAATTGAAAGCTGCTTCTGTATCTAAGATCGTTATTGAGCGTCCAGCTAAATCTATCCGTGTAACAATTCACACAGCTCGTCCTGGTGTTGTTATCGGTAAAAAAGGCGAAGACGTTGAAAAACTACGTCTAGCGGTATCTAAAATGGCTGGTGTACCTGCTCAGATCAATATTTCTGAAGTACGTAAGCCAGAGTTAGATGCTAAATTGGTTGCAGATAGCATCGCATCTCAGCTTGAGCGTCGTGTTATGTTCCGTCGCGCGATGAAGCGTGCGGTACAAAATGCAATGCGCATTGGTGCTAAAGGTATCAAAGTTGAAGTTAGTGGTCGTTTAGGCGGCGCTGAAATCGCACGCTCTGAGTGGTATCGTGAAGGTCGTGTACCTCTACATACTCTTCGTGCAGATATTGATTATTCAACTTCTGAAGCTTTAACCACTTACGGCATCATCGGTGTTAAAGTTTGGATCTTCAAAGGCGAAGTTATTGGTGGTTTACCACTAGTACAAGAGCAAGAGAAGCCAGCCAAACCACGTGCACCGAAGAAAGCCCGTAAAAGTGCTAAGTAG
- the rplV gene encoding 50S ribosomal protein L22 → MQALAKHKFASGSAQKARLVADQVRGLPVDKALEILAYSPKKAAVLVKKVLESAIANAEHNEGADIDELRVTTIFVDDGPTMKRIMPRAKGRADRILKRTSHITVVVSDN, encoded by the coding sequence ATGCAAGCATTAGCTAAACATAAATTCGCCTCTGGTTCGGCGCAAAAAGCGCGTTTAGTTGCTGATCAAGTCCGTGGACTTCCAGTAGATAAAGCGCTTGAAATCCTAGCGTATAGCCCTAAAAAAGCGGCTGTATTAGTTAAGAAAGTACTTGAGTCTGCTATCGCTAACGCGGAGCATAACGAAGGTGCCGACATTGATGAGCTTCGTGTAACTACGATTTTTGTGGACGATGGTCCTACAATGAAACGTATTATGCCACGTGCTAAAGGCCGCGCTGATCGCATCCTTAAGCGTACAAGCCACATCACTGTTGTGGTTTCAGATAACTAG
- the rpsS gene encoding 30S ribosomal protein S19, whose protein sequence is MPRSLKKGPFIDLHLLKKVEKALESGEKKPIKTWSRRSMIIPNMIGLTIAVHNGRQHVPVFVSDEMIGHKLGEFAPTRTYRGHAADKKAKKR, encoded by the coding sequence ATGCCACGCTCTCTCAAGAAGGGTCCTTTTATAGACCTACACTTGCTGAAGAAGGTAGAGAAAGCTTTGGAAAGCGGTGAAAAGAAGCCAATTAAAACTTGGAGCCGTCGTTCAATGATCATACCTAACATGATCGGATTGACCATTGCTGTCCATAATGGTCGTCAACACGTACCTGTGTTCGTATCTGACGAAATGATCGGTCATAAACTAGGTGAATTTGCACCTACTCGCACTTATCGCGGCCACGCTGCTGATAAGAAAGCGAAAAAACGCTAA
- the rplB gene encoding 50S ribosomal protein L2, whose translation MALQKCKPTSAGRRHLVKVVNPDLHKGKPFAPLLEKNSKSGGRNNNGRITVRHIGGGHKHHYRVVDFKRNKDGIPAVVERLEYDPNRSANIALVLYADGERKYIIAPKGLKAGDSIQSGVDAPIKPGNTLPMRNMPIGATVHNVELKPGKGAQIARSAGAYVQILAREGQYVTLRLRSGEVRKVESDCRATLGEVGNAEHMLRSLGKAGANRWRGVRPTVRGVAMNPVDHPHGGGEGRTSGGRHPVSPWGKPTKGAKTRKNKRTDKFIVRRRTK comes from the coding sequence ATGGCACTTCAAAAGTGTAAACCTACTTCTGCGGGTCGTCGTCACCTTGTTAAAGTGGTTAACCCAGATCTACATAAAGGTAAACCATTTGCACCACTATTAGAGAAAAACTCTAAGTCAGGTGGTCGTAATAACAACGGTCGTATCACGGTTCGTCACATTGGTGGTGGTCATAAGCATCATTACCGTGTAGTAGACTTTAAGCGTAACAAAGATGGCATTCCAGCTGTTGTTGAGCGTCTTGAATATGATCCAAACCGTAGCGCAAACATTGCTCTTGTATTATATGCAGACGGTGAGCGTAAATACATCATTGCACCTAAGGGTTTAAAAGCTGGAGATTCTATCCAGTCTGGTGTTGATGCACCAATTAAGCCTGGTAATACATTACCAATGCGCAATATGCCAATCGGTGCAACGGTTCATAACGTTGAATTAAAGCCTGGTAAAGGTGCGCAAATCGCACGTTCAGCAGGTGCTTACGTACAAATCCTTGCTCGTGAAGGTCAATACGTCACTCTACGTCTTCGTTCTGGCGAAGTTCGTAAAGTTGAGTCTGATTGTCGCGCGACACTAGGTGAAGTAGGTAACGCAGAACATATGCTTCGTTCGCTTGGTAAAGCTGGTGCTAACCGCTGGCGCGGTGTTCGTCCGACAGTTCGTGGTGTTGCCATGAACCCGGTAGATCACCCACACGGTGGTGGTGAAGGTCGTACATCTGGTGGTCGTCATCCTGTGTCTCCATGGGGTAAACCGACTAAGGGTGCTAAGACTCGTAAAAACAAGCGTACTGATAAATTTATAGTACGTCGTCGTACTAAGTAA
- the rplW gene encoding 50S ribosomal protein L23: MIREERLLKVILAPHISEKSTVNAETNNTIVFKVVKDATKAEVQAAVEKLFEVEVTGVRTLNVKGKTKRTGMRFGRRSDWKKAYVTLKEGSELDFVGGAE; encoded by the coding sequence ATGATCCGTGAAGAGCGTTTATTAAAGGTTATACTAGCCCCACATATTTCTGAGAAAAGCACTGTTAACGCTGAAACAAACAATACTATTGTTTTTAAAGTAGTTAAAGATGCAACTAAAGCTGAAGTACAAGCTGCAGTTGAGAAGCTTTTTGAAGTTGAAGTAACAGGTGTTCGCACTCTAAACGTTAAGGGTAAAACTAAGCGTACTGGTATGCGTTTCGGTCGTCGTTCAGACTGGAAGAAAGCCTACGTTACTCTTAAAGAAGGTAGCGAGCTAGACTTTGTCGGCGGCGCCGAGTAA
- the rplD gene encoding 50S ribosomal protein L4, translated as MELTLKDASGALEVSEATFGREFNEALVHQVVVAFAAGARQGTRAQKTRSEVSGGGKKPWNQKGTGRARAGTIRSPIWRSGGVTFAAKPQDHSQKVNRKMYRGAIKSILSELVRQERLIVVESFGIEAPKTKHLVAKLKELELKDVLIVTEEVDENLFLSSRNLYKVDVRDVAGIDPVSLIAFDKVLITAAAVKQLEESLA; from the coding sequence ATGGAATTAACATTGAAAGACGCGTCAGGCGCTCTTGAAGTTTCCGAAGCTACTTTTGGACGTGAGTTTAACGAAGCTCTAGTACACCAAGTAGTAGTTGCTTTTGCAGCTGGTGCTCGTCAAGGTACTCGTGCTCAGAAGACACGTTCTGAAGTAAGCGGTGGCGGTAAAAAGCCGTGGAATCAAAAAGGTACTGGCCGCGCGCGTGCTGGTACAATCCGTAGCCCAATTTGGCGCTCGGGTGGTGTGACGTTTGCAGCTAAGCCGCAAGATCACAGCCAAAAAGTAAACCGTAAAATGTATCGCGGTGCGATTAAAAGCATTTTGTCTGAATTAGTTCGTCAAGAGCGTTTAATTGTAGTTGAAAGCTTTGGTATTGAAGCTCCTAAAACTAAGCACTTAGTTGCTAAGTTAAAAGAGTTAGAGCTAAAAGACGTACTAATCGTTACTGAAGAAGTTGATGAGAACTTATTCTTATCTTCTCGTAACCTTTATAAGGTTGACGTACGTGATGTAGCTGGTATCGACCCAGTAAGTCTAATCGCATTCGATAAGGTTCTTATTACTGCTGCTGCAGTTAAGCAACTTGAGGAGTCGTTAGCATGA
- the rplC gene encoding 50S ribosomal protein L3: MALGLVGRKVGMTRIFTEDGVSIPVTVIEATPNRIAQIKTDATDGYNALQVTAGTKKASRVNKPAAGHFAKAGVEAGRGLWEFRLSGDEGSFEVGSEITVELFNDVTKVDVTGTSKGKGFQGGVKRWNFSMQDATHGNSLSHRAPGSIGQNQSPGKVFKGKKMAGHMGAERVTTQNLEVVRVDVERNLLLVKGAVPGSINGDVIVKPAVKA; encoded by the coding sequence ATGGCATTAGGTCTAGTCGGTCGTAAAGTGGGCATGACTCGTATCTTCACTGAAGATGGCGTATCTATCCCAGTAACCGTAATCGAAGCAACTCCTAACCGCATTGCACAAATCAAAACTGATGCAACTGACGGTTATAACGCGCTTCAAGTTACCGCAGGCACTAAAAAAGCAAGCCGCGTAAACAAACCAGCAGCGGGTCACTTCGCTAAAGCTGGCGTTGAAGCGGGTCGCGGTCTGTGGGAATTCCGTCTATCTGGCGACGAAGGTAGCTTCGAAGTTGGTAGCGAAATTACAGTAGAATTATTCAATGACGTAACTAAAGTTGACGTTACTGGTACTTCTAAAGGTAAAGGCTTCCAAGGTGGTGTTAAGCGCTGGAATTTCAGCATGCAAGACGCTACTCATGGTAATTCACTTTCTCACCGTGCTCCGGGTTCAATTGGTCAAAACCAATCACCTGGTAAAGTATTCAAAGGTAAGAAAATGGCTGGTCACATGGGTGCTGAGCGTGTAACGACTCAAAACCTAGAAGTTGTTCGTGTTGATGTTGAACGTAACTTGCTACTTGTTAAAGGTGCAGTTCCTGGTTCAATCAACGGCGACGTGATCGTTAAACCTGCTGTTAAAGCTTAA
- the rpsJ gene encoding 30S ribosomal protein S10 produces MSNQRIRIRLKAFDHRLIDQSTLEIVETAKRTGAQVRGPIPLPTRFERFTILTSPHVNKDARDQYEIRTHKRLIDIVEPTDKTVDALMRLDLAAGVDVQISLG; encoded by the coding sequence ATGTCAAATCAACGCATTCGTATTCGCCTAAAAGCTTTTGACCATCGTTTGATTGACCAATCAACGTTGGAAATCGTGGAAACAGCGAAACGCACTGGCGCTCAGGTACGTGGTCCAATTCCACTACCTACACGTTTCGAGCGTTTTACAATACTTACTTCACCGCACGTAAACAAAGATGCGCGTGATCAGTATGAGATCCGCACCCATAAACGTCTGATCGACATCGTAGAACCAACTGACAAGACTGTAGACGCTCTAATGCGCCTAGACCTTGCAGCTGGTGTTGATGTTCAAATCAGCCTGGGTTAA